A window of Choloepus didactylus isolate mChoDid1 chromosome 21, mChoDid1.pri, whole genome shotgun sequence contains these coding sequences:
- the ERI2 gene encoding ERI1 exoribonuclease 2 isoform X3: MATKRLARRLGLIRTKSIAPTSGNRERNKSKQLFDYLIVIDFESTCWNDGKHHHGQEIIEFPAVLLNTSTGEIECEFHAYVQPQEHPVLSEFCIELTGIKQLFYRRKPKGLSGALQEVGIEFSGREHSGLDDSRNTANLAWKMIRDGCLMKITRSLDKVTTKKNPNILTRNLNTNQVEETSDCNNSIQIPSIYDREPKNKINSDEKVQMRSACMNSPLMVLQDQLQLKNTMSEGLYNVKSCFSLSNNKSSTSLRQLQSPSLNSPIYMQKKIKNERIVLNSKSNPSRTGSGLVLVSTTISSVNHISDMEMSSALDSLPMLADWEDVALLPASQPEQNIDCIPPISDSNLDNSFNSGERLMVFKEPEMLGHENFGSTKETPQKSETCKSIVYKSPHTTIYNVKEAKDPVSNVSAFKLPEPKLNTLNSVNANMSHPSVLRKHPILLGRTKRNSSSLPIFPPAKKQTFTIHDEKLTSSDCSPGRSSSQKVLPSILTSTINLQEPWKSGRMTPPLCKCGRRSKRLVVSNNGPNHGKVFYCCPIGKYQGNRKRCNYFKWEQTLQKERDNNTVLSHSPGGLTFNSSKTSHISDRNVSFFTKNILRLRPSMRS, from the exons ATGGCGACAAAGAGGCTGGCGCG GCGGCTTGGATTAATTAGGACAAAGTCCATTGCACCAACAAGTGGAAATCGAGAAAGAAACAAATCCA AACAGTTGTTTGACTACTTAATTGTCATTGATTTTGAGTCCACATGCTGGAATGATGGAAAGCACCACCATGGCCAGGAAATAA TTGAATTTCCAGCAGTATTGCTGAATACATCAACTGGAGAGATTGAATGTGAGTTCCATGCTTATGTTCAGCCTCAGGAACATCCAGTTCTTTCTGAATTTTGCATAGAACTGACGGGCATAAAGCAG CTTTTCTATAGGAGAAAGCCAAAAGGACTAAGTGGTGCCTTGCAGGAAGTAGGAATAGAATTCTCAGGACGAGAGCATTCTG GGTTGGATGATTCTCGGAATACTGCCAATCTTGCATGGAAAATGATCAGGGATGGTTGCTTAATGAAAATTACGAGATCCTTGGACAAG GTGACCACTAAGAAGAATCCCAACATTTTGACCAGAAATTTGAACACAAATCAGGTTGAAGAAACTTCTGACTGCAACAATAGCATCCAGATTCCCAGCATATATGATAGGGAGcctaaaaataagataaattctGATGAAAAAGTTCAAATGAGGTCGGCGTGTATGAATTCTCCTCTAATGGTACTGCAAGATCAGTTACAACTGAAGAACACAATGTCAGAAGGTCTTTACAAtgtcaaaagctgtttctctctttctaatAATAAGTCCTCTACTTCTTTGAGGCAGTTGCAATCTCCCAGCTTGAATTCACCTATCTAtatgcagaagaaaataaaaaatgaacgcATTGTACTTAATTCCAAATCTAACCCTTCAAGAACTGGTTCAGGATTGGTACTTGTTTCTACTACCATTTCATCTGTTAATCATATTTCTGATATGGAAAtgagttctgctcttgactcCTTACCTATGTTGGCTGACTGGGAAGATGTAGCCTTACTTCCGGCATCTCAGCCTGAGCAAAATATAGATTGTATACCTCCCATTAGTGATTCAAACTTAGACAATTCATttaattctggagaaagattaaTGGTTTTTAAAGAACCTGAAATGCTAGGCCATGAGAACTTTGGAAGCACAAAGGAAACTCCTCAAAAATCTGAGACCTGTAAGTCTATTGTGTACAAGAGTCCTCACACTACtatatataatgtaaaagaaGCCAAAGACCCAGTTTCAAATGTTTCCGCCTTTAAGTTACCCGAACCCAAATTAAATACCTTAAACAGTGTTAATGCTAATATGTCTCATCCTTCAGTTTTGAGGAAACATCCTATTCTTTTAGGCAGAACCAAAAGGAATTCATCCAGTCTCCCAATCTTCCCACCAGCGAAAAAACAAACCTTCACTATTCATGACGAAAAGCTTACATCATCTGATTGTTCCCCAGGGAGAAGTTCCTCTCAGAAAGTTCTCCCCTCTATATTAACTTCTACCATTAACCTACAAGAGCCTTGGAAGAGTGGGAGAATGACACCACCTTTATGCAAGTGTGGCCGAAGATCTAAGAGACTTGTTGTTTCTAATAATGGACCAAACCACGGAAAAGTCTTCTATTGTTGCCCTATTGGGAAATACCAAGGAAACAGAAAACGttgtaattatttcaaatgggaacaaacacttcaaaaggagAGAGACAACAACACAGTTCTGTCACATTCCCCAGGGGGACTCACTTTTAATTCTTCCAAAACAAGCCATATTTCTGACAGAAATGTAAGtttttttactaaaaatattttgagactcAGACCTTCAATGAGGAGTTGA
- the ERI2 gene encoding ERI1 exoribonuclease 2 isoform X8 has translation MATKRLARRLGLIRTKSIAPTSGNRERNKSKQLFDYLIVIDFESTCWNDGKHHHGQEIIEFPAVLLNTSTGEIECEFHAYVQPQEHPVLSEFCIELTGIKQVQVDEGVPLKICLSQFCKWINKIQQQKKIVFATGVSDHSTSEVKLCAFVTWSDWDLGVCLEYECKRKQLLKPVFLNSWIDLRATYKLFYRRKPKGLSGALQEVGIEFSGREHSGLDDSRNTANLAWKMIRDGCLMKITRSLDKFW, from the exons ATGGCGACAAAGAGGCTGGCGCG GCGGCTTGGATTAATTAGGACAAAGTCCATTGCACCAACAAGTGGAAATCGAGAAAGAAACAAATCCA AACAGTTGTTTGACTACTTAATTGTCATTGATTTTGAGTCCACATGCTGGAATGATGGAAAGCACCACCATGGCCAGGAAATAA TTGAATTTCCAGCAGTATTGCTGAATACATCAACTGGAGAGATTGAATGTGAGTTCCATGCTTATGTTCAGCCTCAGGAACATCCAGTTCTTTCTGAATTTTGCATAGAACTGACGGGCATAAAGCAG GTTCAAGTTGATGAAGGGGTCCCTCTGAAGATTTGCTTATCTCAGTTCTGTAAATGGATTAATAAGATTCAGCAACAGAAGAAAATTGTTTTTGCTACTGGAGTTTCAGATCATTCCACTTCTGAAGTAAAATTATGTGCATTTGTAACTTGGTCAG ACTGGGACCTGGGGGTTTGCCTGGAGTATGAGTGTAAAAGAAAACAGCTGTTAAAACCTGTGTTCTTAAATTCTTGGATTGATCTCAGAGCAACTTACAAG CTTTTCTATAGGAGAAAGCCAAAAGGACTAAGTGGTGCCTTGCAGGAAGTAGGAATAGAATTCTCAGGACGAGAGCATTCTG GGTTGGATGATTCTCGGAATACTGCCAATCTTGCATGGAAAATGATCAGGGATGGTTGCTTAATGAAAATTACGAGATCCTTGGACAAG ttttggtAA
- the ERI2 gene encoding ERI1 exoribonuclease 2 isoform X5: MATKRLARRLGLIRTKSIAPTSGNRERNKSKQLFDYLIVIDFESTCWNDGKHHHGQEIIEFPAVLLNTSTGEIECEFHAYVQPQEHPVLSEFCIELTGIKQVQVDEGVPLKICLSQFCKWINKIQQQKKIVFATGVSDHSTSEVKLCAFVTWSDWDLGVCLEYECKRKQLLKPVFLNSWIDLRATYKLFYRRKPKGLSGALQEVGIEFSGREHSGLDDSRNTANLAWKMIRDGCLMKITRSLDKEPTTQSKAWQGQPWRRTQPGQNKPAARKERSCLWCEAHGNFMHRCFICNAHPHLPGNVTVYQCWQICQFFPLFQVMQVLHKDPIIHL; encoded by the exons ATGGCGACAAAGAGGCTGGCGCG GCGGCTTGGATTAATTAGGACAAAGTCCATTGCACCAACAAGTGGAAATCGAGAAAGAAACAAATCCA AACAGTTGTTTGACTACTTAATTGTCATTGATTTTGAGTCCACATGCTGGAATGATGGAAAGCACCACCATGGCCAGGAAATAA TTGAATTTCCAGCAGTATTGCTGAATACATCAACTGGAGAGATTGAATGTGAGTTCCATGCTTATGTTCAGCCTCAGGAACATCCAGTTCTTTCTGAATTTTGCATAGAACTGACGGGCATAAAGCAG GTTCAAGTTGATGAAGGGGTCCCTCTGAAGATTTGCTTATCTCAGTTCTGTAAATGGATTAATAAGATTCAGCAACAGAAGAAAATTGTTTTTGCTACTGGAGTTTCAGATCATTCCACTTCTGAAGTAAAATTATGTGCATTTGTAACTTGGTCAG ACTGGGACCTGGGGGTTTGCCTGGAGTATGAGTGTAAAAGAAAACAGCTGTTAAAACCTGTGTTCTTAAATTCTTGGATTGATCTCAGAGCAACTTACAAG CTTTTCTATAGGAGAAAGCCAAAAGGACTAAGTGGTGCCTTGCAGGAAGTAGGAATAGAATTCTCAGGACGAGAGCATTCTG GGTTGGATGATTCTCGGAATACTGCCAATCTTGCATGGAAAATGATCAGGGATGGTTGCTTAATGAAAATTACGAGATCCTTGGACAAG GAACCCACTACCCAATCAAAGGCCTGGCAGGGGCAACCCTGGAGAAGGACCCAACCCGGCCAGAATAAGCCTGCTGCCAGAAAAGAGAGGAGCTGCCTGTGGTGTGAAGCACATGGAAACTTTATGCATAGATGCTTCATTTGCAACGCCCACCCACATCTGCCAGGAAATGTCACAGTCTACCAGTGTTGGcaaatttgtcaattttttcctcttttccaggTAATGCAAGTCCTACACAAAGACCCCATAATCCACTTGTAA
- the ERI2 gene encoding ERI1 exoribonuclease 2 isoform X7, producing MATKRLARRLGLIRTKSIAPTSGNRERNKSKQLFDYLIVIDFESTCWNDGKHHHGQEIIEFPAVLLNTSTGEIECEFHAYVQPQEHPVLSEFCIELTGIKQVQVDEGVPLKICLSQFCKWINKIQQQKKIVFATGVSDHSTSEVKLCAFVTWSDWDLGVCLEYECKRKQLLKPVFLNSWIDLRATYKLFYRRKPKGLSGALQEVGIEFSGREHSGLDDSRNTANLAWKMIRDGCLMKITRSLDKGEVPLRKFSPLY from the exons ATGGCGACAAAGAGGCTGGCGCG GCGGCTTGGATTAATTAGGACAAAGTCCATTGCACCAACAAGTGGAAATCGAGAAAGAAACAAATCCA AACAGTTGTTTGACTACTTAATTGTCATTGATTTTGAGTCCACATGCTGGAATGATGGAAAGCACCACCATGGCCAGGAAATAA TTGAATTTCCAGCAGTATTGCTGAATACATCAACTGGAGAGATTGAATGTGAGTTCCATGCTTATGTTCAGCCTCAGGAACATCCAGTTCTTTCTGAATTTTGCATAGAACTGACGGGCATAAAGCAG GTTCAAGTTGATGAAGGGGTCCCTCTGAAGATTTGCTTATCTCAGTTCTGTAAATGGATTAATAAGATTCAGCAACAGAAGAAAATTGTTTTTGCTACTGGAGTTTCAGATCATTCCACTTCTGAAGTAAAATTATGTGCATTTGTAACTTGGTCAG ACTGGGACCTGGGGGTTTGCCTGGAGTATGAGTGTAAAAGAAAACAGCTGTTAAAACCTGTGTTCTTAAATTCTTGGATTGATCTCAGAGCAACTTACAAG CTTTTCTATAGGAGAAAGCCAAAAGGACTAAGTGGTGCCTTGCAGGAAGTAGGAATAGAATTCTCAGGACGAGAGCATTCTG GGTTGGATGATTCTCGGAATACTGCCAATCTTGCATGGAAAATGATCAGGGATGGTTGCTTAATGAAAATTACGAGATCCTTGGACAAG GGAGAAGTTCCTCTCAGAAAGTTCTCCCCTCTATATTAA
- the ERI2 gene encoding ERI1 exoribonuclease 2 isoform X1, producing MATKRLARRLGLIRTKSIAPTSGNRERNKSKQLFDYLIVIDFESTCWNDGKHHHGQEIIEFPAVLLNTSTGEIECEFHAYVQPQEHPVLSEFCIELTGIKQVQVDEGVPLKICLSQFCKWINKIQQQKKIVFATGVSDHSTSEVKLCAFVTWSDWDLGVCLEYECKRKQLLKPVFLNSWIDLRATYKLFYRRKPKGLSGALQEVGIEFSGREHSGLDDSRNTANLAWKMIRDGCLMKITRSLDKVTTKKNPNILTRNLNTNQVEETSDCNNSIQIPSIYDREPKNKINSDEKVQMRSACMNSPLMVLQDQLQLKNTMSEGLYNVKSCFSLSNNKSSTSLRQLQSPSLNSPIYMQKKIKNERIVLNSKSNPSRTGSGLVLVSTTISSVNHISDMEMSSALDSLPMLADWEDVALLPASQPEQNIDCIPPISDSNLDNSFNSGERLMVFKEPEMLGHENFGSTKETPQKSETCKSIVYKSPHTTIYNVKEAKDPVSNVSAFKLPEPKLNTLNSVNANMSHPSVLRKHPILLGRTKRNSSSLPIFPPAKKQTFTIHDEKLTSSDCSPGRSSSQKVLPSILTSTINLQEPWKSGRMTPPLCKCGRRSKRLVVSNNGPNHGKVFYCCPIGKYQGNRKRCNYFKWEQTLQKERDNNTVLSHSPGGLTFNSSKTSHISDRNVSFFTKNILRLRPSMRS from the exons ATGGCGACAAAGAGGCTGGCGCG GCGGCTTGGATTAATTAGGACAAAGTCCATTGCACCAACAAGTGGAAATCGAGAAAGAAACAAATCCA AACAGTTGTTTGACTACTTAATTGTCATTGATTTTGAGTCCACATGCTGGAATGATGGAAAGCACCACCATGGCCAGGAAATAA TTGAATTTCCAGCAGTATTGCTGAATACATCAACTGGAGAGATTGAATGTGAGTTCCATGCTTATGTTCAGCCTCAGGAACATCCAGTTCTTTCTGAATTTTGCATAGAACTGACGGGCATAAAGCAG GTTCAAGTTGATGAAGGGGTCCCTCTGAAGATTTGCTTATCTCAGTTCTGTAAATGGATTAATAAGATTCAGCAACAGAAGAAAATTGTTTTTGCTACTGGAGTTTCAGATCATTCCACTTCTGAAGTAAAATTATGTGCATTTGTAACTTGGTCAG ACTGGGACCTGGGGGTTTGCCTGGAGTATGAGTGTAAAAGAAAACAGCTGTTAAAACCTGTGTTCTTAAATTCTTGGATTGATCTCAGAGCAACTTACAAG CTTTTCTATAGGAGAAAGCCAAAAGGACTAAGTGGTGCCTTGCAGGAAGTAGGAATAGAATTCTCAGGACGAGAGCATTCTG GGTTGGATGATTCTCGGAATACTGCCAATCTTGCATGGAAAATGATCAGGGATGGTTGCTTAATGAAAATTACGAGATCCTTGGACAAG GTGACCACTAAGAAGAATCCCAACATTTTGACCAGAAATTTGAACACAAATCAGGTTGAAGAAACTTCTGACTGCAACAATAGCATCCAGATTCCCAGCATATATGATAGGGAGcctaaaaataagataaattctGATGAAAAAGTTCAAATGAGGTCGGCGTGTATGAATTCTCCTCTAATGGTACTGCAAGATCAGTTACAACTGAAGAACACAATGTCAGAAGGTCTTTACAAtgtcaaaagctgtttctctctttctaatAATAAGTCCTCTACTTCTTTGAGGCAGTTGCAATCTCCCAGCTTGAATTCACCTATCTAtatgcagaagaaaataaaaaatgaacgcATTGTACTTAATTCCAAATCTAACCCTTCAAGAACTGGTTCAGGATTGGTACTTGTTTCTACTACCATTTCATCTGTTAATCATATTTCTGATATGGAAAtgagttctgctcttgactcCTTACCTATGTTGGCTGACTGGGAAGATGTAGCCTTACTTCCGGCATCTCAGCCTGAGCAAAATATAGATTGTATACCTCCCATTAGTGATTCAAACTTAGACAATTCATttaattctggagaaagattaaTGGTTTTTAAAGAACCTGAAATGCTAGGCCATGAGAACTTTGGAAGCACAAAGGAAACTCCTCAAAAATCTGAGACCTGTAAGTCTATTGTGTACAAGAGTCCTCACACTACtatatataatgtaaaagaaGCCAAAGACCCAGTTTCAAATGTTTCCGCCTTTAAGTTACCCGAACCCAAATTAAATACCTTAAACAGTGTTAATGCTAATATGTCTCATCCTTCAGTTTTGAGGAAACATCCTATTCTTTTAGGCAGAACCAAAAGGAATTCATCCAGTCTCCCAATCTTCCCACCAGCGAAAAAACAAACCTTCACTATTCATGACGAAAAGCTTACATCATCTGATTGTTCCCCAGGGAGAAGTTCCTCTCAGAAAGTTCTCCCCTCTATATTAACTTCTACCATTAACCTACAAGAGCCTTGGAAGAGTGGGAGAATGACACCACCTTTATGCAAGTGTGGCCGAAGATCTAAGAGACTTGTTGTTTCTAATAATGGACCAAACCACGGAAAAGTCTTCTATTGTTGCCCTATTGGGAAATACCAAGGAAACAGAAAACGttgtaattatttcaaatgggaacaaacacttcaaaaggagAGAGACAACAACACAGTTCTGTCACATTCCCCAGGGGGACTCACTTTTAATTCTTCCAAAACAAGCCATATTTCTGACAGAAATGTAAGtttttttactaaaaatattttgagactcAGACCTTCAATGAGGAGTTGA
- the ERI2 gene encoding ERI1 exoribonuclease 2 isoform X2 yields MATKRLARRLGLIRTKSIAPTSGNRERNKSIEFPAVLLNTSTGEIECEFHAYVQPQEHPVLSEFCIELTGIKQVQVDEGVPLKICLSQFCKWINKIQQQKKIVFATGVSDHSTSEVKLCAFVTWSDWDLGVCLEYECKRKQLLKPVFLNSWIDLRATYKLFYRRKPKGLSGALQEVGIEFSGREHSGLDDSRNTANLAWKMIRDGCLMKITRSLDKVTTKKNPNILTRNLNTNQVEETSDCNNSIQIPSIYDREPKNKINSDEKVQMRSACMNSPLMVLQDQLQLKNTMSEGLYNVKSCFSLSNNKSSTSLRQLQSPSLNSPIYMQKKIKNERIVLNSKSNPSRTGSGLVLVSTTISSVNHISDMEMSSALDSLPMLADWEDVALLPASQPEQNIDCIPPISDSNLDNSFNSGERLMVFKEPEMLGHENFGSTKETPQKSETCKSIVYKSPHTTIYNVKEAKDPVSNVSAFKLPEPKLNTLNSVNANMSHPSVLRKHPILLGRTKRNSSSLPIFPPAKKQTFTIHDEKLTSSDCSPGRSSSQKVLPSILTSTINLQEPWKSGRMTPPLCKCGRRSKRLVVSNNGPNHGKVFYCCPIGKYQGNRKRCNYFKWEQTLQKERDNNTVLSHSPGGLTFNSSKTSHISDRNVSFFTKNILRLRPSMRS; encoded by the exons ATGGCGACAAAGAGGCTGGCGCG GCGGCTTGGATTAATTAGGACAAAGTCCATTGCACCAACAAGTGGAAATCGAGAAAGAAACAAATCCA TTGAATTTCCAGCAGTATTGCTGAATACATCAACTGGAGAGATTGAATGTGAGTTCCATGCTTATGTTCAGCCTCAGGAACATCCAGTTCTTTCTGAATTTTGCATAGAACTGACGGGCATAAAGCAG GTTCAAGTTGATGAAGGGGTCCCTCTGAAGATTTGCTTATCTCAGTTCTGTAAATGGATTAATAAGATTCAGCAACAGAAGAAAATTGTTTTTGCTACTGGAGTTTCAGATCATTCCACTTCTGAAGTAAAATTATGTGCATTTGTAACTTGGTCAG ACTGGGACCTGGGGGTTTGCCTGGAGTATGAGTGTAAAAGAAAACAGCTGTTAAAACCTGTGTTCTTAAATTCTTGGATTGATCTCAGAGCAACTTACAAG CTTTTCTATAGGAGAAAGCCAAAAGGACTAAGTGGTGCCTTGCAGGAAGTAGGAATAGAATTCTCAGGACGAGAGCATTCTG GGTTGGATGATTCTCGGAATACTGCCAATCTTGCATGGAAAATGATCAGGGATGGTTGCTTAATGAAAATTACGAGATCCTTGGACAAG GTGACCACTAAGAAGAATCCCAACATTTTGACCAGAAATTTGAACACAAATCAGGTTGAAGAAACTTCTGACTGCAACAATAGCATCCAGATTCCCAGCATATATGATAGGGAGcctaaaaataagataaattctGATGAAAAAGTTCAAATGAGGTCGGCGTGTATGAATTCTCCTCTAATGGTACTGCAAGATCAGTTACAACTGAAGAACACAATGTCAGAAGGTCTTTACAAtgtcaaaagctgtttctctctttctaatAATAAGTCCTCTACTTCTTTGAGGCAGTTGCAATCTCCCAGCTTGAATTCACCTATCTAtatgcagaagaaaataaaaaatgaacgcATTGTACTTAATTCCAAATCTAACCCTTCAAGAACTGGTTCAGGATTGGTACTTGTTTCTACTACCATTTCATCTGTTAATCATATTTCTGATATGGAAAtgagttctgctcttgactcCTTACCTATGTTGGCTGACTGGGAAGATGTAGCCTTACTTCCGGCATCTCAGCCTGAGCAAAATATAGATTGTATACCTCCCATTAGTGATTCAAACTTAGACAATTCATttaattctggagaaagattaaTGGTTTTTAAAGAACCTGAAATGCTAGGCCATGAGAACTTTGGAAGCACAAAGGAAACTCCTCAAAAATCTGAGACCTGTAAGTCTATTGTGTACAAGAGTCCTCACACTACtatatataatgtaaaagaaGCCAAAGACCCAGTTTCAAATGTTTCCGCCTTTAAGTTACCCGAACCCAAATTAAATACCTTAAACAGTGTTAATGCTAATATGTCTCATCCTTCAGTTTTGAGGAAACATCCTATTCTTTTAGGCAGAACCAAAAGGAATTCATCCAGTCTCCCAATCTTCCCACCAGCGAAAAAACAAACCTTCACTATTCATGACGAAAAGCTTACATCATCTGATTGTTCCCCAGGGAGAAGTTCCTCTCAGAAAGTTCTCCCCTCTATATTAACTTCTACCATTAACCTACAAGAGCCTTGGAAGAGTGGGAGAATGACACCACCTTTATGCAAGTGTGGCCGAAGATCTAAGAGACTTGTTGTTTCTAATAATGGACCAAACCACGGAAAAGTCTTCTATTGTTGCCCTATTGGGAAATACCAAGGAAACAGAAAACGttgtaattatttcaaatgggaacaaacacttcaaaaggagAGAGACAACAACACAGTTCTGTCACATTCCCCAGGGGGACTCACTTTTAATTCTTCCAAAACAAGCCATATTTCTGACAGAAATGTAAGtttttttactaaaaatattttgagactcAGACCTTCAATGAGGAGTTGA
- the ERI2 gene encoding ERI1 exoribonuclease 2 isoform X6, translated as MATKRLARRLGLIRTKSIAPTSGNRERNKSKQLFDYLIVIDFESTCWNDGKHHHGQEIIEFPAVLLNTSTGEIECEFHAYVQPQEHPVLSEFCIELTGIKQVQVDEGVPLKICLSQFCKWINKIQQQKKIVFATGVSDHSTSEVKLCAFVTWSDWDLGVCLEYECKRKQLLKPVFLNSWIDLRATYKLFYRRKPKGLSGALQEVGIEFSGREHSGLDDSRNTANLAWKMIRDGCLMKITRSLDKEPTTQSKAWQGQPWRRTQPGQNKPAARKERSCLWCEAHGNFMHRCFICNAHPHLPGNVTVYQCWQICQFFPLFQFW; from the exons ATGGCGACAAAGAGGCTGGCGCG GCGGCTTGGATTAATTAGGACAAAGTCCATTGCACCAACAAGTGGAAATCGAGAAAGAAACAAATCCA AACAGTTGTTTGACTACTTAATTGTCATTGATTTTGAGTCCACATGCTGGAATGATGGAAAGCACCACCATGGCCAGGAAATAA TTGAATTTCCAGCAGTATTGCTGAATACATCAACTGGAGAGATTGAATGTGAGTTCCATGCTTATGTTCAGCCTCAGGAACATCCAGTTCTTTCTGAATTTTGCATAGAACTGACGGGCATAAAGCAG GTTCAAGTTGATGAAGGGGTCCCTCTGAAGATTTGCTTATCTCAGTTCTGTAAATGGATTAATAAGATTCAGCAACAGAAGAAAATTGTTTTTGCTACTGGAGTTTCAGATCATTCCACTTCTGAAGTAAAATTATGTGCATTTGTAACTTGGTCAG ACTGGGACCTGGGGGTTTGCCTGGAGTATGAGTGTAAAAGAAAACAGCTGTTAAAACCTGTGTTCTTAAATTCTTGGATTGATCTCAGAGCAACTTACAAG CTTTTCTATAGGAGAAAGCCAAAAGGACTAAGTGGTGCCTTGCAGGAAGTAGGAATAGAATTCTCAGGACGAGAGCATTCTG GGTTGGATGATTCTCGGAATACTGCCAATCTTGCATGGAAAATGATCAGGGATGGTTGCTTAATGAAAATTACGAGATCCTTGGACAAG GAACCCACTACCCAATCAAAGGCCTGGCAGGGGCAACCCTGGAGAAGGACCCAACCCGGCCAGAATAAGCCTGCTGCCAGAAAAGAGAGGAGCTGCCTGTGGTGTGAAGCACATGGAAACTTTATGCATAGATGCTTCATTTGCAACGCCCACCCACATCTGCCAGGAAATGTCACAGTCTACCAGTGTTGGcaaatttgtcaattttttcctcttttccag ttttggtAA
- the ERI2 gene encoding ERI1 exoribonuclease 2 isoform X9 produces the protein MATKRLARRLGLIRTKSIAPTSGNRERNKSKQLFDYLIVIDFESTCWNDGKHHHGQEIIEFPAVLLNTSTGEIECEFHAYVQPQEHPVLSEFCIELTGIKQVQVDEGVPLKICLSQFCKWINKIQQQKKIVFATGVSDHSTSEVKLCAFVTWSDWDLGVCLEYECKRKQLLKPVFLNSWIDLRATYKLFYRRKPKGLSGALQEVGIEFSGREHSGLDDSRNTANLAWKMIRDGCLMKITRSLDKK, from the exons ATGGCGACAAAGAGGCTGGCGCG GCGGCTTGGATTAATTAGGACAAAGTCCATTGCACCAACAAGTGGAAATCGAGAAAGAAACAAATCCA AACAGTTGTTTGACTACTTAATTGTCATTGATTTTGAGTCCACATGCTGGAATGATGGAAAGCACCACCATGGCCAGGAAATAA TTGAATTTCCAGCAGTATTGCTGAATACATCAACTGGAGAGATTGAATGTGAGTTCCATGCTTATGTTCAGCCTCAGGAACATCCAGTTCTTTCTGAATTTTGCATAGAACTGACGGGCATAAAGCAG GTTCAAGTTGATGAAGGGGTCCCTCTGAAGATTTGCTTATCTCAGTTCTGTAAATGGATTAATAAGATTCAGCAACAGAAGAAAATTGTTTTTGCTACTGGAGTTTCAGATCATTCCACTTCTGAAGTAAAATTATGTGCATTTGTAACTTGGTCAG ACTGGGACCTGGGGGTTTGCCTGGAGTATGAGTGTAAAAGAAAACAGCTGTTAAAACCTGTGTTCTTAAATTCTTGGATTGATCTCAGAGCAACTTACAAG CTTTTCTATAGGAGAAAGCCAAAAGGACTAAGTGGTGCCTTGCAGGAAGTAGGAATAGAATTCTCAGGACGAGAGCATTCTG GGTTGGATGATTCTCGGAATACTGCCAATCTTGCATGGAAAATGATCAGGGATGGTTGCTTAATGAAAATTACGAGATCCTTGGACAAG AAATGA